CAGGATGGCGAAGTCATTTTGGACTGCATGTCCGGTATCACGACACGAAAACACCCGCGCCACCTTTCGATGGTGCGGGTGTTTTCAGAGTAGAATGGACTTCAGCGCCGCTTCGCCTTGGCAGGTTTCTTGGCCGCCGTCTTCGCACGCGTTGATGAGGTGCGCGACACACGTTTGCCCCGCGACGGCGCAAGCCGGAGCTTGGTGCTCTCGCCCGGCTCTGCCACCTTCCGGGTGACAATGGCCCAGGCGAACTTTGCCGAAGAAACGAGCGCGTTGTCGCCTTCCCAATATTCCGCCTGCTCTGGCGTCACCTCGATGGCGACGATATTCTTGTCCTCCGGACCTTTGGGCCAGAAGGCCTGCGCGCCCGGGCTCCACAGATTGCGCACGGTTCCGCGATCCGTCAGCAGCCGCGCCTTGCCCCGCACGGTGAGGAATGTCGGCTTGTTTGCGTAAGCGAGCACCACGGAGGAATTTGACTTGATCTGGTCGTCCTTCACGGACTTCCTGTCCGTCAGCATGAAGATCTTGCCCTCTTCGTGACGGACGATGGTCGACATGGGACGGGCCCAGGGCTTCCGGGAGTCCATGGTCACGAACATGCAGAAATCCATTTTGCGGGCAATCTCCCACATGTGGTTCTGGCGTTCGCTGGTGCTTGTTGATGTGGCCACGCGTGATGCTCCCTGATGCGAGACTGCAATTTGCGCAGTCGAGGCGGGTAACGCATGCACGCCGGGAGAGTTCCCGCCATGGCAGGGGAAGTGCCCGGGCTTCGGTTGCGGGAAGCCCGGGCACAGTCAGGTTCAGTAACCGCCCATGGCCTTGGGCTTGTTGAACAACACCGTTACCAGCGCATAGACGAGCCCCGCAACAATCGCCGCCGGAAGCGACGCCGTCACGTATTCATAGGGCGCGTGGCTTTCGTAGGTGATGGGGTTCAGCAGGTAGCGGTAGGTGCCGCAACCGGCGATCATCGCCACAATGGCAGCAATGTTGAAGCCGCCCGAGAACCAGTAGCCGGAATGATCTCCGTTCGAGAAGATGCTCCGGATGCTGATACGGCGCTTGCGCAGCAGGTAGTAGTCCGTGATCTGGATGCCACAGAGCGGCGCAAAGGCAAGACCGATGAAGGCCAGGAATGTGCCGAAGTTGGCAAAGAACAGTTCCGGGATGATGAGGCCAACGAGCACCACAGGGCCGATTGCCATCAGCAGCAGCGTCGTCCACGACATGTTCTCGAAGGCCGGGAAATGCCGGAGGCCGATCGCCGAGGCATAGACGCCTGCCACGGCCGTTCCAAGGTTCGCAGCCGCCACGAAGACCAGCGCCACGATGCCGTAGGTCGGTCCACCGATGGTGCGCAGCCATTCCGCCGGATCGGAAACCTGGAGCACCAAGATGCCCGCGATGCCGATGAGGCTGAGCAGCGGCACGGGTGCGCCCATGCCGATCATGATCGGTGCAGCAGCCGTGCGGCCATTGGGGGCCATGCGGATCATGGCGCCGAGATAGGGCCACCATGACAGCAGCGAGACGATGCCGATCTCGACGCCCGTCGTGTAGTTCCACAGCGGACTGGTCGAGGCATAGGCCGGCACGGCGGCCGTGAGATCGCCCCAGCGCTGGCTGAGGATCACGTACAGCATCCAGAAACCGACGACCACGTGCGCCACGAGAATCTTCGAGACACGGTCCACACCGCCCGAGCCCTTCAGCAGGATGGTGAAGACCAGCGAACAGGCCAGCAGGATCGTTGCCGGAACGAGCAGCTTGCTGCCCGTGTCGGCGATCACGCCCAGCGCCAACAGAAGCTGTGTCGTGGACTTGGCGAAGAAGATGAGCAGCAGG
The nucleotide sequence above comes from Hyphomicrobiales bacterium. Encoded proteins:
- a CDS encoding pyridoxamine 5'-phosphate oxidase family protein gives rise to the protein MATSTSTSERQNHMWEIARKMDFCMFVTMDSRKPWARPMSTIVRHEEGKIFMLTDRKSVKDDQIKSNSSVVLAYANKPTFLTVRGKARLLTDRGTVRNLWSPGAQAFWPKGPEDKNIVAIEVTPEQAEYWEGDNALVSSAKFAWAIVTRKVAEPGESTKLRLAPSRGKRVSRTSSTRAKTAAKKPAKAKRR
- a CDS encoding cytosine permease yields the protein MSSSTHHHLEGVLEADKNAWPLLKSERTWGSWKLGISLMTAAAATWCYIIGEYVGYYLNFDKGFAALFAGSMIGMLIVALAAGPICLRFGVDSIASTKPSFGSRGWIIPAAMQQISIIGWNSLLLIFFAKSTTQLLLALGVIADTGSKLLVPATILLACSLVFTILLKGSGGVDRVSKILVAHVVVGFWMLYVILSQRWGDLTAAVPAYASTSPLWNYTTGVEIGIVSLLSWWPYLGAMIRMAPNGRTAAAPIMIGMGAPVPLLSLIGIAGILVLQVSDPAEWLRTIGGPTYGIVALVFVAAANLGTAVAGVYASAIGLRHFPAFENMSWTTLLLMAIGPVVLVGLIIPELFFANFGTFLAFIGLAFAPLCGIQITDYYLLRKRRISIRSIFSNGDHSGYWFSGGFNIAAIVAMIAGCGTYRYLLNPITYESHAPYEYVTASLPAAIVAGLVYALVTVLFNKPKAMGGY